In Notamacropus eugenii isolate mMacEug1 chromosome 1, mMacEug1.pri_v2, whole genome shotgun sequence, one genomic interval encodes:
- the LOC140532658 gene encoding laminin subunit beta-2-like isoform X4, with protein MPGRGVGSLSHLYWITTAPHFSVTSHVGFIRLLLLLLIQIPYAHAHEVPDLLPRPGCSGGSCYPPTGNLVVGRSQSLHASSTCGLRGPEPYCIVSHLQDSEKCFFCDSRGQGGHRIKNVISLSGPDGQRTWWQAESGVENVSIQLDLEGEFYFTHLIMTFKTFRPAGLLIERSADGGRSWRVYRYFAHNCSGLFPGIPLTPGRKVSDLVCDQRYSNIEPSSQGEVIFKVLDPAIPVEDPYSPEIQELLRVTNLRVNFSKLHTLGDGPLGGWGHHRGPHYYYALYELVVRGSCLCHGHASECAPAPGAPPSVDGMVHGLCVCQHWTAGPHCERCQDLHHDQPWRPAEPGNPHACQECECHHHARSCHFDVAVFVASGNVSGGVCDACQHHTAGRHCEICRPFYHRDPREDPRSPYTCKPCDCDPSGTLDGGLCDTHTDEVRGLLSGQCRCKAHVWGPRCDTCRPGYYGLSPALPEGCLSCRCDPRGTVPGDTPCDSNSGDCYCKRFVTGQNCDQCLPEFWGLSSDFTGCRPCDCDFGGAYSNRCSSGEGLCPCRPHLQGRDCLELQSGYFCAALDQAIAEAELGQRLKPSDPRLPGTPLPGAPRNCLPTTRPMLKRLRPRLRRQRSTPCPPYITRRGHHSHQPSKAAVGPRPWGRGPHASSWTGPGFARVEDRAGLMFQAPPVPRAMEYDIVLRYEAQAPEDWEALVSVRAYSLPSSTRCANVLPSEQLYHVALPSRHRAVVLSRPFCFEPGTRYTVTLRLQRGASARNLPMGTILLDSLVLLPRVEELPGLRRGDPGASGRWREFSHAQCLEAARTPLLGPPSESCARLVCSISALLYGGGLACECDPQGSLSSECARVGGQCPCRPYVIGQRCDRCEPQTYGFGPAGCSECRCSPEGSTSLACDPSSGQCPCQPGITGQRCDQCLPGQWGFPQCQPCECNGHAEQCHPHTGVCQACRDATTGRHCERCQDGYYGDPVLGSGQQCRPCPCPGFPGSGSYHGTSCQADGGSERILCLCAPGYAGPRCDRCSAGYFGRPWPEGVVGGAPCRPCQCNNNIDPSDPMACDPLSGHCQRCLHHTHGPHCSHCQPGYYGNALRPRGCRRCSCDLQGTVPAQCLPESGICFCDRLSGHCPCRLHVLGRLCDRCAPQFWNLGGLRGCEPCACHIQHSLQLTCHPVTGQCSCREGFGGRTCSQCQEGYWGDPEKECRACACDPQGSVSLRCHPRTGACSCLDGISGPQCKACARGSQGSFPHCRPCPTCFFQWDGQLDTLQQQLATLAQGRDALSEAATDQGRGGQLLALEAALGQVQGVLVSTQSLMGPLQQLMKQRDGLRREVSVLGRALRAVERNVGVSGPWAGAQHSRLGQLTQEVEHLNHLTTQLKEAPGGAQDAASLVSRAVLISQEAEFGVTTALMDTESALSQSHNVRSRTEGLLQEMKPPFRTVAWGEQLQGLVNASWALSPSLAQLKVCGEPWVAGRACAHFPCGPASCSGALPTSLWALGTAHNTSHALSATGTRLGRLHRRLQRVGTTAGDAHSQAEETLSRAQATWRGAGTGPILATIQRIRAFLTNEGADPESVELVAQRVLKIPLPQGGQRAVEQLLEEIQDALQLPDSMDWALPSAQGLLQQAHWVRKHADRTQDNVAKTQRALAEAQNNVGRAERELRKTKHALRGLEVQTQEMALGLVQATRDLNVGATLDQLLGTADALQAQVSENKLQLREAQGQAEQASDIAANLGKELQTAKLQFSELQSGINGLGNEVNGARDRLQQIQAEAKELLKKANRSWSRLEGLEKRFARNEQALGEKAAELRVLENRALGLLEQLRQEASAHATC; from the exons ACCTTTCGCCCAGCTGGTCTACTTATTGAGCGTTCAGCGGATGGGGGTCGTTCCTGGCGAGTTTACCGATACTTTGCTCACAACTGCTCTGGCCTTTTCCCTGGGATTCCCCTTACACCTGGCCGCAAAGTCAGTGACCTCGTTTGTGATCAGCGTTACTCAAACATTGAACCATCAAGCCAGGGTGAG GTAATTTTCAAAGTTCTAGACCCAGCCATCCCTGTGGAGGATCCTTATAGTCCAGAGATCCAAG AGCTGCTTCGAGTTACCAACCTGAGGGTGAATTTCTCCAAACTCCACACGTTGGGAGATGGGCCCCTGGGGGGCTGGGGCCATCACCGTGGGCCTCACTACTACTATGCCTTGTATGAGCTTGTGGTCCGAGGAAGTTGTCTTTGCCATGGACATGCCTCTGAGTGCGCGCCTGCTCCTGGTGCCCCACCTAGTGTGGATGGCATG GTCCATGGGCTTTGTGTGTGTCAGCACTGGACAGCTGGACCCCACTGTGAGCGCTGCCAGGACCTGCACCATGACCAGCCCTGGCGCCCAGCCGAGCCTGGGAATCCTCACGCCTGCCAAG AGTGTGAATGCCACCACCATGCCAGGAGTTGCCACTTTGATGTGGCTGTTTTTGTGGCCTCGGGCAATGTGAGTGGAGGCGTGTGTGATGCATGTCAGCATCATACGGCTGGAAGGCACTGTGAGATCTGCCGACCCTTCTACCACCGGGACCCCCGTGAAGATCCCCGCTCTCCATATACGTGTAAAC ctTGTGACTGTGATCCTTCAGGCACCCTGGATGGGGGTCTCTGTGACACACATACAGATGAAGTCCGGGGGCTCCTCTCTGGACAGTGTCGTTGCAAGGCACATGTGTGGGGCCCGCGCTGTGATACCTGTCGTCCTGGTTACTATGGTCTGAGTCCAGCATTACCTGAAGGTTGTTTGT CCTGCAGGTGTGATCCAAGGGGCACAGTCCCAGGTGACACCCCCTGTGACTCCAACAGTGGTGACTGCTACTGCAAACGTTTTGTCACTGGCCAGAACTGTGACCAGTGCCTG CCAGAATTCTGGGGACTGAGCAGTGACTTCACTGGCTGTCGGCCTTGTGACTGTGATTTTGGTGGAGCCTACAGCAACAG GTGCTCATCAGGGGAGGGGCTTTGTCCTTGTCGCCCCCACCTACAAGGCCGAGACTGCCTTGAGCTCCAGTCTGGTTACTTCTGTGCAGCCCTGGACCAGGCCATAGCTGAGGCGGAGCTTGGACAGAGGCTCAAGCCCTCTGACCCCCGGCTACCT GGAACCCCTCTACCTGGTGCTCCCCGCAACTGCCTGCCAACCACAAGACCTATGCTGAAGAGGCTTAGACCCCGGCTCCGGCGCCAGCGTAGCACCCCCTGCCCTCCCTACATTACTCGCCGTGGACATCACAGTCACCAACCATCCAAG GCTGCTGTGGGGCCCCGGCCTTGGGGCAGGGGCCCTCATGCCTCCTCCTGGACAGGCCCTGGGTTTGCCAGGGTGGAGGACAGGGCTGGCCTCATGTTCCAGGCCCCTCCAGTGCCACGAGCCATGGAATATGACATTGTGCTGCGTTATGAAGCTCAG GCCCCTGAGGACTGGGAGGCCCTTGTCAGTGTCCGTGCCTACTCCCTGCCCAGCAGCACTCGTTGTGCCAATGTGTTGCCCTCAGAGCAACTCTATCACGTGGCCCTACCCTCCAGGCACAG AGCCGTGGTTCTGTCTAGACCCTTCTGCTTTGAACCTGGAACCAGATACACGGTGACCTTGAGACTGCAGCGAGGGGCAAGTGCACGGAACCTCCCCATGGGAACCATCCTGCTAGACTCA CTGGTGCTTCTGCCTCGAGTGGAGGAGCTTCCAGGCCTAAGAAGGGGGGACCCTGGGGCATCAGGGCGTTGGAGAGAATTCAGTCATGCTCAGTGTCTTGAAGCTGCAAGAACACCTCTCCTGGGTCCCCCTTCAGAATCCTGTGCCCGTTTGGTCTGTAGCATCTCTGCTCTCCTCTATGGTGGTGGCCTGG CCTGTGAGTGTGACCCACAGGGCTCTCTGAGCTCTGAGTGTGCCCGTGTGGGTGGCCAGTGCCCATGTCGACCCTACGTCATTGGTCAGCGGTGTGACCGGTGTGAGCCCCAGACATATGGCTTTGGCCCAGCAGGCTGCAGTG AGTGTCGCTGCTCCCCTGAGGGGTCCACCAGTTTGGCCTGTGATCCTTCCAGTGGACAGTGTCCATGCCAGCCAGGCATCACAGGACAAAGGTGTGACCAGTGCCTGCCTGGTCAATGGGGTTTCCCTCAGTGCCAGCCCTGTGAATGTAATGGTCATGCAGAGCAGTGCCACCCACACACAGGTGTGTGCCAGGCCTGCAGAGATGCCACCACTGGGCGTCACTGTGAAAG GTGCCAGGATGGTTATTACGGAGACCCTGTCCTGGGCTCAGGACAGCAGTGCCGGCCTTGTCCCTgccctgggttcccaggctctgGTAGTTACCATGGGACCTCGTGTCAGGCAGATGGTGGGAGTGAACGAATCCTGTGTCTCTGTGCCCCTGGTTATGCAG GTCCTCGCTGTGACCGATGCTCTGCTGGCTACTTTGGGCGGCCCTGGCCAGAGGGAGTAGTGGGGGGAGCACCATGCCGACCCTGCCAGTGCAACAACAACATTGACCCTAGTGATCCCATGGCCTGTGACCCTCTCAGTGGTCACTGCCAGCGCTGTCTACACCACACCCATGGGCCACACTGTTCACACTGCCAGCCTGGCTACTACGGCAATGCCCTCCGGCCACGAGGCTGCCGGC GTTGCAGCTGTGACCTACAAGGCACAGTACCTGCCCAGTGCCTGCCTGAAAGTGGCATCTGCTTTTGTGATAGGCTCAGTGGGCACTGCCCCTGCCGCCTACATGTCCTAGGGCGGCTCTGTGACCGCTGCGCCCCCCAGTTCTGGAACCTGGGAGGGCTTCGGGGCTGTGAGCCGTGTGCTTGTCATATTCAGCACTCACTGCAGCTAACCTGTCATCCG GTCACTGGTCAGTGCTCATGCCGGGAAGGATTTGGGGGACGTACCTGCTCTCAGTGCCAAGAAGGGTACTGGGGGGACCCAGAGAAGGAATGCAGAG CCTGTGCCTGTGACCCTCAAGGCTCAGTCTCTCTGCGTTGCCACCCTAGGACAGGGGCCTGCTCGTGTCTCGATGGCATCTCAGGCCCTCAGTGCAAGGCTTGTGCCCGGGGTTCCCAGGGCAGTTTCCCCCACTGCCGTCCCTGCCCAACCTGCTTCTTTCAATGGGATGGACAACTGGATACCCTCCAGCAGCAGCTGGCCACGTTGGCTCAGGGGAGGGATGCCCTGAGTGAGGCAGCTACTGACCAGGGCCGTGGAGGGCAGCTGCTGGCCCTGGAGGCAGCCTTGGGGCAGGTCCAGGGAGTCCTGGTGTCCACCCAGTCCCTGATGGGGCCCTTGCAGCAACTCATGAAACAGCGGGATGGACTCAG GAGGGAGGTGTCAGTGCTGGGCCGGGCACTTCGTGCAGTGGAGCGGAATGTGGGTGTGAGTGGTCCCTGGGCTGGAGCTCAACACTCCCGCCTAGGCCAGCTGACACAAGAAGTGGAACATCTCAACCACTTGACCACCCAACTCAAGGAGGCCCCAGGAGGAGCCCAGG ATGCTGCTTCCCTGGTCTCCAGGGCTGTTCTGATCTCCCAGGAGGCTGAGTTTGGAGTCACAACTGCCTTGATGGACACAGAGAGTGCCCTGAGCCAATCCCACAATGTCCGAAGCAGAACAGAGGGGCTGCTGCAAGAAATGAAGCCTCCCTTCAGGACAGTCGCCTGGGGGGAGCAGCTCCAGGGACTTGTGAATGCCTCCTGGGCCTTGAGCCCCAGCCTGGCCCAGCTCAAG GTCTGTGGGGAGCCATGGGTTGCAGGGAGGGCCTGTGCTCACTTCCCCTGTGGGCCAGCCTCTTGTTCTGGAGCACTGCCCACTTCCCTGTGGGCACTGGGGACTGCTCACAACACATCCCATGCTTTGAGTGCTACAGGGACCAGACTGGGGAGGCTTCATCGACGG TTGCAACGGGTTGGGACCACGGCAGGGGATGCCCACTCACAGGCTGAGGAGACACTGAGCCGAGCTCAAGCTACATGGCGTGGGGCTGGCACTGGTCCCATCTTGGCCACCATCCAGAGGATCCGGGCCTTCCTTACAA ATGAAGGAGCAGACCCTGAGAGTGTGGAGCTGGTGGCCCAGAGGGTTCTGAAAATCCCTCTGCCCCAAGGGGGCCAGAGAGCAGTGGAACAGCTGCTGGAGGAGATCCAAGATGCCCTCCAGCTCCCAGACAGTATGGACTGGGCTCTGCCTTCAGCCCAGGGCCTCCTTCAGCAAGCACACTGGGTCAG GAAGCATGCAGACAGAACTCAGGACAATGTTGCGAAGACCCAGCGAGCCCTCGCTGAGGCCCAGAACAATGTAGGGAGAGCTGAGAGAGAGCTTCGGAAAACAAAGCATGCATTGAGGGGCCTAGAGGTTCAGACACAGGAG ATGGCATTAGGGCTGGTTCAGGCCACTCGTGATCTGAATGTGGGTGCCACCCTGGACCAGCTCCTGGGGACAGCAGATGCTCTGCAGGCCCAGGTGTCAGAAAATAAGCTACAGCTGAGGGAGGCCCAGGGACAAGCAGAACAGGCATCGGACATAGCTGCAAACTTGGGCAAG GAGCTGCAGACTGCCAAGCTACAGTTCTCAGAGCTGCAGTCAGGGATCAATGGCCTTGGGAATGAGGTGAATGGGGCCAGAGATCGTTTGCAGCAAATTCAGGCAGAAGCCAAAGAGCTGCTGAAGAAAGCAAACAGGAGCTGGAGCCGTCTGGAGG GGCTGGAGAAACGCTTTGCCCGGAATGAACAGGCACTTGGAGAGAAGGCGGCTGAGCTTCGGGTCCTGGAGAACAGAGCCTTGGGGCTGCTGGAGCAGCTGAGGCAGGAAGCCAGTGCCCATGCCACCTGCTGA
- the LOC140532658 gene encoding laminin subunit beta-2-like isoform X3, whose translation MPGRGVGSLSHLYWITTAPHFSVTSHVGFIRLLLLLLIQIPYAHAHEVPDLLPRPGCSGGSCYPPTGNLVVGRSQSLHASSTCGLRGPEPYCIVSHLQDSEKCFFCDSRGQGGHRIKNVISLSGPDGQRTWWQAESGVENVSIQLDLEGEFYFTHLIMTFKTFRPAGLLIERSADGGRSWRVYRYFAHNCSGLFPGIPLTPGRKVSDLVCDQRYSNIEPSSQGEVIFKVLDPAIPVEDPYSPEIQELLRVTNLRVNFSKLHTLGDGPLGGWGHHRGPHYYYALYELVVRGSCLCHGHASECAPAPGAPPSVDGMVHGLCVCQHWTAGPHCERCQDLHHDQPWRPAEPGNPHACQECECHHHARSCHFDVAVFVASGNVSGGVCDACQHHTAGRHCEICRPFYHRDPREDPRSPYTCKPCDCDPSGTLDGGLCDTHTDEVRGLLSGQCRCKAHVWGPRCDTCRPGYYGLSPALPEGCLSCRCDPRGTVPGDTPCDSNSGDCYCKRFVTGQNCDQCLPEFWGLSSDFTGCRPCDCDFGGAYSNRCSSGEGLCPCRPHLQGRDCLELQSGYFCAALDQAIAEAELGQRLKPSDPRLPGTPLPGAPRNCLPTTRPMLKRLRPRLRRQRSTPCPPYITRRGHHSHQPSKVKSRWESPGDERRLSRAAVGPRPWGRGPHASSWTGPGFARVEDRAGLMFQAPPVPRAMEYDIVLRYEAQAPEDWEALVSVRAYSLPSSTRCANVLPSEQLYHVALPSRHRAVVLSRPFCFEPGTRYTVTLRLQRGASARNLPMGTILLDSLVLLPRVEELPGLRRGDPGASGRWREFSHAQCLEAARTPLLGPPSESCARLVCSISALLYGGGLACECDPQGSLSSECARVGGQCPCRPYVIGQRCDRCEPQTYGFGPAGCSECRCSPEGSTSLACDPSSGQCPCQPGITGQRCDQCLPGQWGFPQCQPCECNGHAEQCHPHTGVCQACRDATTGRHCERCQDGYYGDPVLGSGQQCRPCPCPGFPGSGSYHGTSCQADGGSERILCLCAPGYAGPRCDRCSAGYFGRPWPEGVVGGAPCRPCQCNNNIDPSDPMACDPLSGHCQRCLHHTHGPHCSHCQPGYYGNALRPRGCRRCSCDLQGTVPAQCLPESGICFCDRLSGHCPCRLHVLGRLCDRCAPQFWNLGGLRGCEPCACHIQHSLQLTCHPVTGQCSCREGFGGRTCSQCQEGYWGDPEKECRACACDPQGSVSLRCHPRTGACSCLDGISGPQCKACARGSQGSFPHCRPCPTCFFQWDGQLDTLQQQLATLAQGRDALSEAATDQGRGGQLLALEAALGQVQGVLVSTQSLMGPLQQLMKQRDGLRREVSVLGRALRAVERNVGVSGPWAGAQHSRLGQLTQEVEHLNHLTTQLKEAPGGAQDAASLVSRAVLISQEAEFGVTTALMDTESALSQSHNVRSRTEGLLQEMKPPFRTVAWGEQLQGLVNASWALSPSLAQLKVCGEPWVAGRACAHFPCGPASCSGALPTSLWALGTAHNTSHALSATGTRLGRLHRRLQRVGTTAGDAHSQAEETLSRAQATWRGAGTGPILATIQRIRAFLTNEGADPESVELVAQRVLKIPLPQGGQRAVEQLLEEIQDALQLPDSMDWALPSAQGLLQQAHWVRKHADRTQDNVAKTQRALAEAQNNVGRAERELRKTKHALRGLEVQTQEMALGLVQATRDLNVGATLDQLLGTADALQAQVSENKLQLREAQGQAEQASDIAANLGKELQTAKLQFSELQSGINGLGNEVNGARDRLQQIQAEAKELLKKANRSWSRLEGLEKRFARNEQALGEKAAELRVLENRALGLLEQLRQEASAHATC comes from the exons ACCTTTCGCCCAGCTGGTCTACTTATTGAGCGTTCAGCGGATGGGGGTCGTTCCTGGCGAGTTTACCGATACTTTGCTCACAACTGCTCTGGCCTTTTCCCTGGGATTCCCCTTACACCTGGCCGCAAAGTCAGTGACCTCGTTTGTGATCAGCGTTACTCAAACATTGAACCATCAAGCCAGGGTGAG GTAATTTTCAAAGTTCTAGACCCAGCCATCCCTGTGGAGGATCCTTATAGTCCAGAGATCCAAG AGCTGCTTCGAGTTACCAACCTGAGGGTGAATTTCTCCAAACTCCACACGTTGGGAGATGGGCCCCTGGGGGGCTGGGGCCATCACCGTGGGCCTCACTACTACTATGCCTTGTATGAGCTTGTGGTCCGAGGAAGTTGTCTTTGCCATGGACATGCCTCTGAGTGCGCGCCTGCTCCTGGTGCCCCACCTAGTGTGGATGGCATG GTCCATGGGCTTTGTGTGTGTCAGCACTGGACAGCTGGACCCCACTGTGAGCGCTGCCAGGACCTGCACCATGACCAGCCCTGGCGCCCAGCCGAGCCTGGGAATCCTCACGCCTGCCAAG AGTGTGAATGCCACCACCATGCCAGGAGTTGCCACTTTGATGTGGCTGTTTTTGTGGCCTCGGGCAATGTGAGTGGAGGCGTGTGTGATGCATGTCAGCATCATACGGCTGGAAGGCACTGTGAGATCTGCCGACCCTTCTACCACCGGGACCCCCGTGAAGATCCCCGCTCTCCATATACGTGTAAAC ctTGTGACTGTGATCCTTCAGGCACCCTGGATGGGGGTCTCTGTGACACACATACAGATGAAGTCCGGGGGCTCCTCTCTGGACAGTGTCGTTGCAAGGCACATGTGTGGGGCCCGCGCTGTGATACCTGTCGTCCTGGTTACTATGGTCTGAGTCCAGCATTACCTGAAGGTTGTTTGT CCTGCAGGTGTGATCCAAGGGGCACAGTCCCAGGTGACACCCCCTGTGACTCCAACAGTGGTGACTGCTACTGCAAACGTTTTGTCACTGGCCAGAACTGTGACCAGTGCCTG CCAGAATTCTGGGGACTGAGCAGTGACTTCACTGGCTGTCGGCCTTGTGACTGTGATTTTGGTGGAGCCTACAGCAACAG GTGCTCATCAGGGGAGGGGCTTTGTCCTTGTCGCCCCCACCTACAAGGCCGAGACTGCCTTGAGCTCCAGTCTGGTTACTTCTGTGCAGCCCTGGACCAGGCCATAGCTGAGGCGGAGCTTGGACAGAGGCTCAAGCCCTCTGACCCCCGGCTACCT GGAACCCCTCTACCTGGTGCTCCCCGCAACTGCCTGCCAACCACAAGACCTATGCTGAAGAGGCTTAGACCCCGGCTCCGGCGCCAGCGTAGCACCCCCTGCCCTCCCTACATTACTCGCCGTGGACATCACAGTCACCAACCATCCAAGGTGAAGAGTCGATGGGAAAGCCCTGGGGATGAAAGAAGGCTCTCCAGG GCTGCTGTGGGGCCCCGGCCTTGGGGCAGGGGCCCTCATGCCTCCTCCTGGACAGGCCCTGGGTTTGCCAGGGTGGAGGACAGGGCTGGCCTCATGTTCCAGGCCCCTCCAGTGCCACGAGCCATGGAATATGACATTGTGCTGCGTTATGAAGCTCAG GCCCCTGAGGACTGGGAGGCCCTTGTCAGTGTCCGTGCCTACTCCCTGCCCAGCAGCACTCGTTGTGCCAATGTGTTGCCCTCAGAGCAACTCTATCACGTGGCCCTACCCTCCAGGCACAG AGCCGTGGTTCTGTCTAGACCCTTCTGCTTTGAACCTGGAACCAGATACACGGTGACCTTGAGACTGCAGCGAGGGGCAAGTGCACGGAACCTCCCCATGGGAACCATCCTGCTAGACTCA CTGGTGCTTCTGCCTCGAGTGGAGGAGCTTCCAGGCCTAAGAAGGGGGGACCCTGGGGCATCAGGGCGTTGGAGAGAATTCAGTCATGCTCAGTGTCTTGAAGCTGCAAGAACACCTCTCCTGGGTCCCCCTTCAGAATCCTGTGCCCGTTTGGTCTGTAGCATCTCTGCTCTCCTCTATGGTGGTGGCCTGG CCTGTGAGTGTGACCCACAGGGCTCTCTGAGCTCTGAGTGTGCCCGTGTGGGTGGCCAGTGCCCATGTCGACCCTACGTCATTGGTCAGCGGTGTGACCGGTGTGAGCCCCAGACATATGGCTTTGGCCCAGCAGGCTGCAGTG AGTGTCGCTGCTCCCCTGAGGGGTCCACCAGTTTGGCCTGTGATCCTTCCAGTGGACAGTGTCCATGCCAGCCAGGCATCACAGGACAAAGGTGTGACCAGTGCCTGCCTGGTCAATGGGGTTTCCCTCAGTGCCAGCCCTGTGAATGTAATGGTCATGCAGAGCAGTGCCACCCACACACAGGTGTGTGCCAGGCCTGCAGAGATGCCACCACTGGGCGTCACTGTGAAAG GTGCCAGGATGGTTATTACGGAGACCCTGTCCTGGGCTCAGGACAGCAGTGCCGGCCTTGTCCCTgccctgggttcccaggctctgGTAGTTACCATGGGACCTCGTGTCAGGCAGATGGTGGGAGTGAACGAATCCTGTGTCTCTGTGCCCCTGGTTATGCAG GTCCTCGCTGTGACCGATGCTCTGCTGGCTACTTTGGGCGGCCCTGGCCAGAGGGAGTAGTGGGGGGAGCACCATGCCGACCCTGCCAGTGCAACAACAACATTGACCCTAGTGATCCCATGGCCTGTGACCCTCTCAGTGGTCACTGCCAGCGCTGTCTACACCACACCCATGGGCCACACTGTTCACACTGCCAGCCTGGCTACTACGGCAATGCCCTCCGGCCACGAGGCTGCCGGC GTTGCAGCTGTGACCTACAAGGCACAGTACCTGCCCAGTGCCTGCCTGAAAGTGGCATCTGCTTTTGTGATAGGCTCAGTGGGCACTGCCCCTGCCGCCTACATGTCCTAGGGCGGCTCTGTGACCGCTGCGCCCCCCAGTTCTGGAACCTGGGAGGGCTTCGGGGCTGTGAGCCGTGTGCTTGTCATATTCAGCACTCACTGCAGCTAACCTGTCATCCG GTCACTGGTCAGTGCTCATGCCGGGAAGGATTTGGGGGACGTACCTGCTCTCAGTGCCAAGAAGGGTACTGGGGGGACCCAGAGAAGGAATGCAGAG CCTGTGCCTGTGACCCTCAAGGCTCAGTCTCTCTGCGTTGCCACCCTAGGACAGGGGCCTGCTCGTGTCTCGATGGCATCTCAGGCCCTCAGTGCAAGGCTTGTGCCCGGGGTTCCCAGGGCAGTTTCCCCCACTGCCGTCCCTGCCCAACCTGCTTCTTTCAATGGGATGGACAACTGGATACCCTCCAGCAGCAGCTGGCCACGTTGGCTCAGGGGAGGGATGCCCTGAGTGAGGCAGCTACTGACCAGGGCCGTGGAGGGCAGCTGCTGGCCCTGGAGGCAGCCTTGGGGCAGGTCCAGGGAGTCCTGGTGTCCACCCAGTCCCTGATGGGGCCCTTGCAGCAACTCATGAAACAGCGGGATGGACTCAG GAGGGAGGTGTCAGTGCTGGGCCGGGCACTTCGTGCAGTGGAGCGGAATGTGGGTGTGAGTGGTCCCTGGGCTGGAGCTCAACACTCCCGCCTAGGCCAGCTGACACAAGAAGTGGAACATCTCAACCACTTGACCACCCAACTCAAGGAGGCCCCAGGAGGAGCCCAGG ATGCTGCTTCCCTGGTCTCCAGGGCTGTTCTGATCTCCCAGGAGGCTGAGTTTGGAGTCACAACTGCCTTGATGGACACAGAGAGTGCCCTGAGCCAATCCCACAATGTCCGAAGCAGAACAGAGGGGCTGCTGCAAGAAATGAAGCCTCCCTTCAGGACAGTCGCCTGGGGGGAGCAGCTCCAGGGACTTGTGAATGCCTCCTGGGCCTTGAGCCCCAGCCTGGCCCAGCTCAAG GTCTGTGGGGAGCCATGGGTTGCAGGGAGGGCCTGTGCTCACTTCCCCTGTGGGCCAGCCTCTTGTTCTGGAGCACTGCCCACTTCCCTGTGGGCACTGGGGACTGCTCACAACACATCCCATGCTTTGAGTGCTACAGGGACCAGACTGGGGAGGCTTCATCGACGG TTGCAACGGGTTGGGACCACGGCAGGGGATGCCCACTCACAGGCTGAGGAGACACTGAGCCGAGCTCAAGCTACATGGCGTGGGGCTGGCACTGGTCCCATCTTGGCCACCATCCAGAGGATCCGGGCCTTCCTTACAA ATGAAGGAGCAGACCCTGAGAGTGTGGAGCTGGTGGCCCAGAGGGTTCTGAAAATCCCTCTGCCCCAAGGGGGCCAGAGAGCAGTGGAACAGCTGCTGGAGGAGATCCAAGATGCCCTCCAGCTCCCAGACAGTATGGACTGGGCTCTGCCTTCAGCCCAGGGCCTCCTTCAGCAAGCACACTGGGTCAG GAAGCATGCAGACAGAACTCAGGACAATGTTGCGAAGACCCAGCGAGCCCTCGCTGAGGCCCAGAACAATGTAGGGAGAGCTGAGAGAGAGCTTCGGAAAACAAAGCATGCATTGAGGGGCCTAGAGGTTCAGACACAGGAG ATGGCATTAGGGCTGGTTCAGGCCACTCGTGATCTGAATGTGGGTGCCACCCTGGACCAGCTCCTGGGGACAGCAGATGCTCTGCAGGCCCAGGTGTCAGAAAATAAGCTACAGCTGAGGGAGGCCCAGGGACAAGCAGAACAGGCATCGGACATAGCTGCAAACTTGGGCAAG GAGCTGCAGACTGCCAAGCTACAGTTCTCAGAGCTGCAGTCAGGGATCAATGGCCTTGGGAATGAGGTGAATGGGGCCAGAGATCGTTTGCAGCAAATTCAGGCAGAAGCCAAAGAGCTGCTGAAGAAAGCAAACAGGAGCTGGAGCCGTCTGGAGG GGCTGGAGAAACGCTTTGCCCGGAATGAACAGGCACTTGGAGAGAAGGCGGCTGAGCTTCGGGTCCTGGAGAACAGAGCCTTGGGGCTGCTGGAGCAGCTGAGGCAGGAAGCCAGTGCCCATGCCACCTGCTGA